The following proteins are co-located in the Thermoplasmata archaeon genome:
- a CDS encoding MscL family protein: MGVWADFKKFASNPSFANMAVGIVVGIAVTTVVGGVTGSVISPAVGLVFHGNLNNVGNVTVGGSTFTFGVLFQDLINFLIVLGVVFVIIVYPMLRVERRRTARTPAAKPTTRECPECYSTINRRAKRCAFCGSEVTPLDP; the protein is encoded by the coding sequence ATGGGGGTGTGGGCCGACTTCAAGAAATTCGCCAGCAACCCCTCGTTCGCCAACATGGCCGTGGGGATCGTCGTCGGCATCGCGGTCACGACCGTGGTGGGCGGGGTCACCGGCAGCGTGATCAGCCCCGCCGTGGGACTCGTCTTCCACGGGAATCTCAACAACGTCGGGAACGTCACGGTCGGCGGGAGCACCTTCACGTTCGGGGTTCTCTTCCAGGACCTGATCAACTTCCTGATCGTGCTCGGCGTGGTCTTCGTGATCATCGTCTATCCGATGTTGCGGGTGGAGCGTAGGCGGACCGCCCGGACCCCCGCGGCGAAGCCCACGACCCGGGAGTGCCCCGAGTGCTACTCCACGATCAACCGCAGAGCGAAGCGTTGCGCGTTCTGCGGATCCGAGGTCACGCCGCTCGACCCGTAG
- a CDS encoding DUF92 domain-containing protein: MLGTLTAIIGILATVALSCAAVLLRSLTPAAGAVAAVFGSFIVVVGGFAFLALLILFVLAGSLATRYHIAEKTRDHLQEGQHGERGISNVLAHIVIPTILVGIYGLSPSALPASALAFLYTAALAFGAADTFASEFGVLAGHARSILSLRPVTPGTNGGVSARGEAWALVGAATTAAIGFLLFSLFSAPTPPVALFVIGTALAGFVGCQIDSVLGETLENRGYLTKGSTNLLGMVSSVLIGGGILVAAGGHL, encoded by the coding sequence TTGCTCGGCACTCTTACCGCAATCATCGGCATCCTCGCCACGGTCGCTCTATCGTGCGCGGCGGTGCTCCTCCGATCGCTGACGCCGGCGGCCGGCGCGGTCGCGGCCGTCTTCGGCTCCTTCATCGTCGTCGTCGGCGGGTTTGCCTTCCTCGCGCTCCTGATCCTCTTCGTCCTCGCCGGATCCCTCGCGACTCGGTACCATATCGCAGAGAAGACCCGGGACCACCTCCAGGAAGGGCAGCATGGCGAGCGAGGGATCTCCAACGTCCTCGCGCACATCGTCATCCCCACGATCCTGGTGGGGATCTACGGACTGTCGCCGAGCGCGCTTCCCGCCTCGGCCCTCGCGTTCCTGTACACCGCGGCGCTCGCCTTCGGTGCCGCCGACACCTTCGCGAGCGAGTTCGGAGTGCTGGCCGGCCACGCCCGAAGCATCCTCTCGCTGCGCCCGGTGACTCCTGGTACGAACGGAGGCGTCTCGGCACGCGGCGAGGCCTGGGCGCTCGTGGGCGCCGCCACCACCGCCGCGATCGGGTTCCTCCTCTTCTCCCTCTTTTCCGCTCCCACGCCGCCGGTGGCGCTGTTCGTGATCGGTACCGCGCTCGCCGGGTTCGTCGGCTGCCAGATTGATTCCGTCCTCGGCGAGACCCTCGAGAACCGGGGCTACCTCACGAAGGGGTCGACGAACCTACTCGGGATGGTCTCGAGCGTGCTGATCGGCGGCGGCATCCTGGTCGCCGCGGGAGGGCACCTCTGA
- the queC gene encoding 7-cyano-7-deazaguanine synthase QueC has product MTRARRPLRGSVVLLSGGMDSATCLALASRESPPVHALTVVYGQRHMREIRCARALARHYGIEKHSVLDIPIGPLLDSSLTDRRRPLPRAGKRGRSAIPSTYVPARNTLLLAAALGYAESHRLARIYLGVNAIDYSGYPDCRPEYLRAFERLARLATRVGVEEHRSIHIRAPLLRKSKADIVRWGERLGVPWRLTWSCYAGGAEPCGVCDSCRLRALGFREAGVRDPTVPTGRAA; this is encoded by the coding sequence CTGACGCGTGCTCGGCGGCCTCTTCGCGGAAGCGTCGTCCTGCTCTCGGGGGGCATGGACTCTGCGACGTGCCTCGCGCTGGCGTCCCGGGAATCCCCTCCGGTGCACGCCCTCACGGTCGTCTACGGTCAGCGCCACATGCGCGAGATCCGCTGCGCTCGGGCTCTCGCCCGGCACTACGGGATCGAAAAGCACTCCGTGCTCGACATCCCGATCGGGCCGCTCCTCGACTCCTCCTTGACCGATCGCCGCCGGCCGCTCCCCCGGGCCGGGAAGAGAGGCCGAAGTGCCATCCCCTCGACGTACGTCCCCGCTCGGAACACGTTGCTGCTCGCGGCGGCGCTCGGTTATGCGGAGAGCCACCGGCTCGCGCGGATCTACCTCGGGGTGAACGCGATCGACTACTCGGGCTACCCGGACTGCCGGCCGGAGTACCTTCGCGCGTTCGAGCGTCTCGCCCGGCTCGCCACCCGGGTGGGCGTGGAGGAGCACCGGTCGATCCACATCCGTGCGCCGCTGCTCCGAAAGTCCAAGGCCGACATCGTTCGCTGGGGGGAACGGCTCGGAGTCCCGTGGCGACTCACATGGAGCTGCTACGCCGGCGGGGCGGAACCCTGCGGGGTCTGCGACTCCTGCCGACTGCGCGCCCTTGGGTTCCGGGAGGCTGGGGTGCGCGACCCGACCGTCCCTACGGGTCGAGCGGCGTGA